One Mycobacterium marseillense DNA window includes the following coding sequences:
- a CDS encoding ATPase — MAVMADRTVRGGQERSRIKTLTQAALNADKTVEQVEDVLDGLSNTMKELNSSLSALNATVERLETGLDHLDGTMASLDDLAKRLIVLVEPVEAIVGRIDEMVKVGETMMSPLSITEHAVRGLLDRLRNRTAE, encoded by the coding sequence ATGGCGGTCATGGCAGACAGAACCGTGCGCGGGGGGCAAGAGCGAAGCCGGATCAAGACGCTCACCCAGGCCGCGTTGAACGCCGACAAGACGGTGGAGCAGGTCGAAGACGTCCTCGACGGTTTGAGCAACACCATGAAAGAACTCAACAGTTCGCTGTCGGCGCTGAACGCCACGGTGGAACGCCTGGAAACCGGCCTGGACCATCTCGACGGCACGATGGCCAGCCTGGACGATCTGGCCAAGCGGTTGATCGTGCTGGTCGAACCCGTCGAGGCCATCGTCGGGCGGATCGACGAGATGGTGAAGGTGGGCGAAACCATGATGTCTCCCCTGTCGATCACCGAGCACGCGGTGCGCGGCCTGCTGGACCGGCTGCGCAACCGGACCGCGGAATAG
- a CDS encoding histone deacetylase family protein, translating to MATLLLHHSAFAAHRTAPGHPERPDRYRAVEAALSRPEFDALLRETAEPAELAAARYVHTNRYVDALEAARPERGYVYLDGGDTMMEPSTWEAALRGVGATLRAVDQVLAGEVQNAFVACRPPGHHAETERAMGFCLFNNISIGARHAQRKHGLMRVAIVDFDVHHGNGTQQIFYADPSVLYASTHQMPLFPGTGAARETGAGNIFNAPLAPGDGGAELRAAFTDRILPALHAFSPELIIVSAGFDAHERDPLGSLTMTTDDFAWVTRELMKSAETLCDGRLVAVLEGGYDLQALADSVTAHVGELVKG from the coding sequence ATGGCCACGTTGCTGCTGCACCATTCCGCCTTCGCCGCCCACCGGACGGCGCCCGGGCATCCGGAGCGGCCGGACCGCTACCGCGCGGTGGAAGCGGCGCTGAGCCGGCCCGAGTTCGACGCGCTGCTGCGCGAGACCGCTGAGCCGGCCGAGCTCGCCGCCGCACGCTACGTGCACACCAACCGCTACGTGGACGCGCTGGAGGCGGCGCGCCCCGAGCGCGGCTACGTCTACCTCGACGGCGGCGACACCATGATGGAGCCCTCGACGTGGGAGGCGGCGCTGCGCGGGGTGGGCGCCACGCTGCGGGCGGTGGACCAGGTGCTGGCCGGCGAGGTGCAAAACGCGTTCGTCGCGTGCCGGCCGCCGGGGCATCACGCCGAAACCGAGCGCGCCATGGGCTTCTGCCTGTTCAACAACATCAGCATCGGCGCGCGGCACGCGCAGCGCAAACACGGGCTGATGCGCGTCGCGATCGTCGATTTCGACGTCCACCACGGCAACGGCACGCAGCAGATCTTCTACGCCGACCCGAGCGTGCTCTACGCGTCCACGCACCAGATGCCGCTGTTTCCCGGCACCGGTGCGGCGCGAGAAACCGGAGCCGGCAACATCTTCAACGCGCCGCTGGCGCCCGGTGACGGCGGCGCCGAACTGCGCGCCGCATTCACCGACCGGATACTGCCCGCGCTGCACGCCTTTTCGCCCGAACTGATCATCGTGTCCGCCGGGTTCGACGCGCACGAACGCGATCCGCTGGGTTCACTGACCATGACGACCGATGACTTCGCCTGGGTCACCAGGGAATTGATGAAATCGGCGGAGACGCTGTGCGACGGCCGGTTGGTGGCGGTGCTCGAAGGCGGTTATGACCTGCAAGCCCTGGCCGATTCGGTCACCGCGCACGTCGGCGAGCTGGTGAAAGGCTGA
- a CDS encoding aldo/keto reductase produces the protein MKTITFGKTGLEVSRLAFGTWAFSSDWGQADEDAAITMIHRARDLGINFFDTAQQYGFGESERILGTALRADFARTREELVIATKGGLRKTDTGLVRDASREYLRSGVESSLRALGVDYIDLYLVHWPDPTTPAAETGEALAELMSEGKIRHVGVSNYDTAQIEELSATLPVEAVQPPYHLFRRDIEGDLLPYCHANDIGVMVYGPLAHGLLTGTMKPDTSFADGDWRGKSPIFTGEDYLRNLKVVEDLSHLAIDLGVTTSQLAIAWTLAQPGVHTAIMGAQHVTYLQDSAGAADVTLTDADLAAIEDIMKSATPVGGPAPEMHEKKAS, from the coding sequence TTGAAAACCATCACATTCGGCAAGACGGGGCTTGAGGTTTCCCGGTTGGCCTTCGGTACCTGGGCGTTCAGTAGTGACTGGGGCCAAGCCGACGAGGACGCCGCGATCACCATGATCCATCGCGCGCGTGACCTGGGGATCAACTTCTTCGACACCGCCCAGCAATACGGGTTCGGCGAATCCGAGCGCATCCTCGGCACGGCCCTGCGCGCCGATTTCGCGCGGACCCGCGAGGAGCTGGTGATCGCCACCAAAGGCGGGTTGCGCAAAACCGACACGGGACTGGTCCGCGACGCCAGCCGTGAGTACCTGCGCAGTGGCGTCGAGTCCAGCCTTCGCGCGCTGGGCGTCGACTACATCGACCTGTACCTGGTGCACTGGCCCGACCCCACCACTCCAGCGGCCGAGACGGGTGAGGCGCTCGCAGAACTGATGTCGGAGGGCAAGATTCGGCACGTCGGCGTGTCGAACTACGACACCGCCCAAATCGAGGAACTCTCGGCCACGCTTCCGGTGGAAGCGGTGCAGCCGCCCTACCACCTGTTCCGTCGTGACATCGAGGGCGATCTGCTGCCCTATTGCCATGCCAACGACATCGGCGTGATGGTCTACGGCCCGCTGGCGCACGGCTTGCTCACGGGAACCATGAAGCCCGACACCAGCTTTGCCGATGGCGACTGGCGCGGCAAGAGTCCCATCTTCACCGGCGAGGACTATCTGCGCAACCTGAAAGTCGTTGAGGACCTGAGCCATTTGGCGATCGATCTCGGCGTCACGACGAGCCAGTTGGCCATCGCCTGGACGCTCGCGCAACCCGGCGTGCACACCGCCATCATGGGCGCGCAACACGTCACCTACCTGCAGGACAGCGCCGGTGCGGCCGACGTCACGCTGACCGACGCGGACCTCGCCGCGATCGAGGACATCATGAAGTCGGCGACGCCGGTCGGCGGCCCGGCGCCCGAGATGCACGAGAAAAAGGCCAGCTGA
- a CDS encoding DUF4239 domain-containing protein, whose amino-acid sequence MSGSGLPLWLLLVCVVAVAIAIAAGSLWLGRRILPEKRHGNEHNPAMTSYLTVVGFVYGALLGFTVVATWEHFSSTQVVVSGEASALTTMYRQTVAMPEPERTEIQELLRKYAGAVAGPEWNRQHDDGARAAITRMYRTVGRQQPNIAAKPINQQFLNQLGDLASDRNERIVGTKPRIPALMWAGLIFGAVVLIAFTGLLRLGSAVGHLVVSSTLAVLLGLLLCVVFELDHSYATDQRITSGPFQHALDIFDAVDNDSRYFPR is encoded by the coding sequence GTGAGCGGATCCGGACTACCCCTGTGGCTGCTGCTGGTGTGCGTCGTCGCCGTCGCGATCGCGATCGCGGCGGGCTCCCTGTGGCTGGGGCGGCGCATTTTGCCGGAAAAGCGGCACGGCAACGAACACAATCCGGCGATGACGTCGTACCTGACCGTCGTCGGGTTTGTGTACGGCGCGCTGCTGGGCTTCACCGTGGTGGCCACCTGGGAGCACTTCTCGTCCACCCAGGTCGTCGTCTCCGGCGAGGCGTCGGCGCTCACGACGATGTATCGGCAGACGGTCGCCATGCCCGAACCCGAACGGACCGAGATTCAGGAGTTGCTGCGCAAGTACGCGGGCGCGGTGGCCGGGCCCGAGTGGAACAGGCAGCACGACGACGGGGCGCGGGCCGCGATCACCCGCATGTATCGCACCGTCGGCCGCCAGCAGCCCAATATCGCGGCCAAGCCGATCAACCAGCAATTCCTCAACCAGCTGGGCGATTTGGCGTCCGACCGCAACGAGCGCATCGTCGGCACCAAGCCGCGGATACCCGCCCTGATGTGGGCGGGCCTGATATTCGGGGCGGTGGTGCTGATCGCGTTCACCGGTTTACTGCGGCTGGGCAGCGCCGTCGGCCACCTCGTCGTGTCCAGCACGCTCGCGGTGCTGCTCGGTCTGCTCCTGTGTGTCGTGTTCGAACTCGACCACTCGTATGCGACCGATCAACGGATCACGTCCGGGCCATTTCAGCACGCCTTGGACATTTTTGACGCGGTCGACAACGACAGCCGGTATTTTCCGCGCTGA
- the ppc gene encoding phosphoenolpyruvate carboxylase → MAETPEAPDSTLEPIGAVQRTLVGREATEPMRADIRLLGAILGDTVREQNGQDVFELVERARVESFRVRRSEIDRAELARMFDGIDIHQAVPVIRAFSHFALLANVAEDIHRERRRAVHVAAGEPPQDSTLAATYAKLDEAQLDSATVADALRGAVVAPVITAHPTETRRRTVFVTQHRITELMRLHAEGHAETDEGRDIELELRRQVLTLWQTALIRLSRLQITDEIEVGLRYYAAAFFKVIPQVNAEVRDALRSRWPDADLLGEPMLQPGSWIGGDRDGNPNVTADVVRQATGNAAFTALAHYLAELTALEQELSMSARLVSVTPALADLAEGCGEKARADEPYRRAVRVIRARLSATSAEILDRTPQQVLDLGLPPYETPAELGADLDTLDESLRGHGSALLADDRLALLREGVRVFGFHLCGLDMRQNSDAHEEVVGELLAWAGVHPDYRSLPEDERVELLAAELGTRRPLVGDDAQLSDLARGELGVVRAAADAIKRYGPSAVPNYVISMCRSVSDVLEAAILLKEAGLIDASGPQPYCPVGISPLFETIDDLHNGATILHAMLELPIYRALVAARGDSQEVMLGYSDSNKDGGYLASSWAVYRAELALVEVARKTGIRLRLFHGRGGTVGRGGGPSYEAILAQPPGAVNGSLRLTEQGEVIAAKYAEPQAAQRNLESLLAATLESTLLDVEGLGDAAEPAYAVLDEVAVLAQRAYAELVHDTPGFVDYFMASTPVSEIGSLNIGSRPTSRKPTESISDLRAIPWVLAWSQSRVMLPGWYGTGTAFEQWIAAGPQSEDERVGILHDLYQRWPFFRSVLSNLAQVLAKSDLGLAARYAELVDDEELRRRVFDKIADEHRRTIAMHKLITGQDNLLADNPALARSVFNRFPYLEPLNHLQVELLRRYRSGDDDELVQRGILLTMNGLASALRNSG, encoded by the coding sequence ATGGCTGAGACGCCCGAAGCCCCCGACAGCACCCTGGAACCGATCGGCGCCGTCCAGCGCACCCTGGTGGGGCGCGAGGCGACCGAGCCGATGCGCGCGGACATCCGGCTGCTGGGTGCCATCCTGGGCGACACGGTGCGCGAGCAGAACGGGCAGGACGTGTTCGAGCTCGTCGAACGTGCCCGGGTGGAATCGTTCCGCGTGCGGCGCTCCGAGATCGACCGCGCGGAACTGGCGCGAATGTTCGACGGCATCGATATCCACCAGGCCGTCCCCGTCATCCGCGCGTTCAGCCACTTCGCGCTGCTGGCCAACGTCGCCGAGGACATCCACCGCGAGCGCCGCCGCGCGGTCCACGTCGCCGCCGGCGAACCGCCACAGGACAGCACCCTGGCCGCCACCTACGCCAAACTCGATGAGGCACAACTCGATTCGGCCACCGTGGCCGACGCGCTGAGGGGCGCCGTGGTCGCTCCGGTGATCACCGCGCATCCCACCGAGACCCGCCGGCGCACCGTCTTCGTCACCCAGCATCGGATCACCGAGCTGATGCGGCTGCACGCCGAGGGGCACGCCGAGACCGACGAGGGCCGCGACATCGAACTCGAGTTGCGCCGCCAGGTCCTCACGCTGTGGCAGACCGCGCTGATCCGGCTGTCCCGGCTGCAGATCACCGACGAGATCGAGGTGGGTCTGCGCTACTACGCCGCCGCGTTCTTCAAGGTGATCCCACAGGTCAACGCCGAGGTCCGCGACGCCCTGCGGTCCCGCTGGCCCGACGCCGACCTGCTGGGCGAGCCGATGCTGCAGCCCGGGTCCTGGATCGGCGGCGACCGCGACGGCAATCCGAACGTGACGGCCGACGTGGTACGCCAGGCCACCGGCAACGCCGCGTTCACCGCGCTCGCGCACTACCTGGCCGAACTGACCGCGCTGGAGCAGGAGCTGTCGATGTCGGCGCGTCTGGTCTCGGTCACCCCCGCGCTGGCCGACCTGGCCGAGGGCTGCGGGGAGAAGGCCCGCGCCGACGAGCCGTACCGGCGGGCGGTGCGGGTGATCCGCGCCCGGCTCAGCGCGACGAGCGCCGAGATCCTGGACCGGACCCCGCAGCAGGTGCTGGACCTGGGGCTGCCGCCGTATGAGACCCCGGCCGAACTGGGGGCCGATCTCGACACCCTCGACGAGTCGCTGCGCGGCCACGGCAGCGCGCTGCTGGCCGACGATCGGCTGGCGCTGCTGCGAGAAGGCGTGCGGGTCTTCGGGTTTCACCTGTGCGGCCTGGACATGCGGCAGAACTCCGACGCGCACGAAGAGGTGGTCGGCGAGCTGCTGGCCTGGGCCGGCGTGCACCCGGACTACCGGTCGCTGCCCGAAGACGAGCGCGTCGAGCTGCTGGCGGCCGAGCTGGGCACCCGCCGCCCGCTGGTCGGCGACGACGCACAGCTGTCCGACCTGGCACGGGGCGAGCTCGGCGTGGTGCGTGCGGCCGCGGACGCCATCAAGCGGTACGGACCGTCCGCCGTCCCCAACTACGTGATCTCGATGTGCCGTTCGGTCTCCGATGTCCTCGAGGCCGCGATCCTGCTGAAAGAGGCGGGGCTGATCGACGCGTCCGGGCCCCAGCCCTACTGCCCGGTGGGCATCTCCCCGCTGTTCGAAACCATCGACGACCTGCACAACGGCGCGACGATCCTGCACGCGATGCTGGAACTGCCGATCTACCGGGCGCTGGTGGCGGCGCGCGGCGACAGCCAGGAAGTGATGCTGGGCTACTCGGACTCCAACAAGGACGGCGGGTACCTGGCGTCCAGCTGGGCGGTGTACCGGGCCGAGCTGGCGCTGGTGGAAGTCGCGCGCAAGACCGGAATCCGGTTGCGGCTCTTCCACGGTCGCGGCGGCACCGTGGGCCGCGGCGGCGGGCCGAGCTACGAGGCGATCCTGGCGCAGCCGCCCGGCGCGGTCAACGGCTCGCTGCGGCTCACCGAGCAGGGTGAGGTGATCGCCGCCAAATACGCCGAACCGCAAGCGGCGCAACGCAATCTGGAAAGCCTGCTGGCCGCTACGCTGGAATCGACGCTGCTGGACGTCGAGGGCCTGGGCGACGCCGCGGAACCGGCGTACGCGGTGCTCGACGAGGTCGCCGTGCTGGCCCAGCGCGCCTATGCCGAATTGGTGCACGACACACCGGGTTTCGTCGACTACTTCATGGCCTCGACGCCGGTCAGCGAGATCGGCTCGCTGAACATCGGCAGCCGGCCGACGTCGCGCAAACCCACCGAGTCGATCTCCGACCTGCGCGCCATCCCGTGGGTGCTGGCGTGGAGCCAGTCGCGGGTCATGCTGCCCGGCTGGTACGGCACCGGGACGGCCTTCGAGCAGTGGATCGCGGCGGGCCCGCAGAGCGAGGACGAGCGGGTGGGCATCCTGCACGACCTGTACCAACGGTGGCCGTTTTTCCGCAGCGTGCTGTCCAACCTGGCGCAGGTGCTGGCCAAAAGCGACCTGGGCCTGGCGGCGCGCTATGCCGAATTGGTCGACGACGAGGAACTACGGCGCCGGGTGTTCGACAAGATCGCCGACGAGCACCGCCGCACCATCGCCATGCACAAGCTGATCACCGGGCAGGACAACCTGCTCGCCGACAACCCCGCCCTGGCGCGGTCGGTGTTCAACCGCTTCCCGTATCTCGAGCCGCTGAACCACCTCCAGGTGGAGTTGCTGCGCCGCTACCGCTCCGGCGACGACGACGAATTGGTGCAGCGCGGCATTTTGCTGACGATGAACGGGCTGGCCAGCGCGCTGCGAAACAGCGGCTGA
- the secG gene encoding preprotein translocase subunit SecG, translating to MQLALQITLVVTSILVVLLVLLHRAKGGGLSTLFGGGVQSSLSGSTVVEKNLDRLTYFITAIWLVCIIAMALLIKYR from the coding sequence ATGCAGTTGGCTTTGCAGATCACCCTGGTCGTCACCAGCATCCTGGTGGTGCTGCTGGTGCTGCTGCACCGCGCCAAGGGTGGCGGCCTGTCCACGCTGTTTGGTGGTGGCGTCCAGTCCAGCCTGTCCGGGTCCACCGTGGTGGAAAAGAATCTGGACCGCCTGACGTACTTCATCACCGCCATCTGGCTGGTGTGCATCATCGCCATGGCACTGCTGATCAAGTACCGCTGA
- the tpiA gene encoding triose-phosphate isomerase — MSRKPLIAGNWKMNLNHFEAIALVQKIAFALPDKYYDKVDVTVLPPFTDLRSVQTLVDGDKLRLTYGGQDLSQHDAGAYTGEVSGAFLAKLGCTFVVVGHSERRTYHHEDDAVVAAKTAAALKHELTPIVCIGEHLDVREAGNHVIHCEEQLRGSLAGLSAEQIGKVVIAYEPVWAIGTGRVASAADAQEVCAAIRKELGALASPQIADSVRVLYGGSVNAKNVGELVASGDIDGGLVGGASLDGEQFATLAAIAAGGPLP; from the coding sequence GTGAGCCGCAAGCCACTGATCGCCGGCAACTGGAAGATGAACCTCAACCACTTCGAGGCGATCGCCCTGGTGCAAAAGATCGCGTTCGCGCTGCCGGACAAGTACTACGACAAGGTCGACGTCACGGTGCTGCCGCCGTTCACCGACCTGCGCAGCGTGCAGACCCTGGTCGACGGCGACAAGTTGCGGCTGACCTACGGCGGGCAGGATCTGTCCCAGCACGACGCGGGCGCCTACACCGGGGAGGTCAGCGGCGCGTTCCTGGCCAAGCTGGGCTGCACGTTCGTCGTCGTCGGGCACTCCGAGCGCAGGACGTACCACCATGAGGACGACGCCGTCGTCGCCGCCAAGACCGCCGCGGCCCTCAAGCACGAACTGACCCCGATCGTCTGCATCGGCGAGCATCTCGACGTCCGCGAGGCCGGAAACCACGTCATCCACTGCGAGGAACAGCTGCGCGGTTCGCTGGCCGGGCTGTCCGCCGAACAGATCGGCAAGGTCGTCATCGCCTACGAGCCGGTGTGGGCGATCGGCACCGGCCGGGTGGCCAGCGCCGCGGACGCGCAAGAAGTCTGCGCGGCGATCCGCAAGGAACTGGGCGCTTTGGCGTCCCCGCAGATCGCCGACTCGGTGCGGGTCCTCTACGGCGGCTCGGTCAACGCCAAGAACGTCGGCGAGCTCGTCGCCAGCGGCGACATCGACGGCGGTCTGGTCGGCGGCGCGTCGCTGGACGGCGAGCAATTCGCGACGCTGGCGGCCATCGCCGCCGGTGGGCCCCTTCCTTAG
- a CDS encoding phosphoglycerate kinase: MAVHTLKDLLGEGVSGRGVLVRSDLNVPLEDGKITDPGRITASVPTLKALVEAGAKVVVTAHLGRPKDGPDPTLSLAPVAAALSEQLGRHVQLAGDVVGTDALARAEGLTDGDVLLLENIRFDARETSKDDAERLALARQLAELVGPTGAFVSDGFGVVHRKQASVYDIATLLPHYAGTLVAEEIAVLEQLTSSTKRPYAVVLGGSKVSDKLGVIESLATRADSIVIGGGMCFTFLAAQGFSVGKSLLETEMVDTCRRLLDTYVDVLRLPVDIVVADKFAADATPQTVAADAIGDDLMGLDIGPGSVKRFTTLLSNAETVFWNGPMGVFEFPAFAAGTKGVAEAIAAATGKGAFSVVGGGDSAAAVRALGIPEGDFSHISTGGGASLEYLEGKTLPGIEVLSRPQPDHN, from the coding sequence GTGGCCGTCCACACTCTCAAAGACCTTCTCGGCGAGGGGGTTTCGGGTCGCGGTGTGTTGGTCCGCTCGGACCTGAACGTGCCGCTGGAAGACGGCAAGATCACCGATCCCGGGCGCATCACCGCCTCGGTGCCGACGCTGAAGGCGCTCGTCGAGGCGGGCGCCAAGGTGGTGGTCACCGCGCACCTCGGGCGTCCCAAGGACGGGCCGGACCCGACGCTGTCGCTGGCGCCGGTCGCCGCGGCGCTGTCCGAGCAGCTGGGCCGGCACGTGCAGCTGGCCGGGGACGTCGTCGGCACCGACGCGCTGGCCCGCGCCGAGGGGCTGACCGACGGCGACGTCCTGCTGCTGGAGAACATCCGCTTCGACGCCCGCGAAACCAGCAAGGACGACGCCGAGCGGCTCGCCCTCGCCCGCCAGCTCGCCGAATTGGTCGGGCCGACAGGGGCTTTCGTCTCCGACGGCTTTGGTGTGGTGCACCGCAAGCAGGCCTCCGTGTACGACATCGCCACCCTGCTGCCGCACTACGCCGGCACGCTGGTGGCCGAGGAGATCGCGGTGCTGGAGCAGCTGACCAGCTCCACCAAGCGCCCCTACGCGGTAGTGCTCGGCGGGTCGAAGGTGTCCGATAAGCTCGGTGTCATCGAGTCGCTGGCCACCAGGGCCGACAGCATCGTGATCGGCGGCGGTATGTGCTTCACTTTCCTGGCCGCGCAAGGGTTTTCGGTCGGTAAGTCGCTGCTGGAGACCGAGATGGTGGACACCTGCCGCCGGCTGCTGGACACCTACGTCGACGTGCTGCGGCTGCCGGTGGACATCGTGGTGGCCGACAAGTTCGCCGCCGACGCGACACCGCAGACCGTCGCCGCCGACGCCATCGGAGACGATCTGATGGGCCTGGACATCGGTCCGGGATCGGTCAAACGGTTCACCACCTTGCTCTCCAACGCCGAGACCGTGTTCTGGAACGGGCCGATGGGCGTGTTCGAGTTCCCGGCGTTCGCCGCGGGCACCAAGGGCGTCGCCGAGGCGATCGCCGCCGCGACCGGCAAGGGCGCCTTCAGCGTGGTCGGTGGCGGGGACTCCGCGGCCGCCGTGCGCGCGCTGGGCATCCCGGAGGGCGACTTCTCCCACATCTCCACGGGTGGGGGAGCATCGCTGGAATACCTTGAGGGCAAGACGCTTCCGGGTATCGAGGTGTTGAGCCGACCCCAGCCCGACCACAACTAG
- the gap gene encoding type I glyceraldehyde-3-phosphate dehydrogenase, with protein sequence MTVRVGINGFGRIGRNFYRALLAQQEQGTADIEVVAVNDLTDNASLAHLLKFDSILGRLPHDVSLEGDDTIVVGNTKIKALEVKEGPAALPWGDLGVDVVVESTGIFTNAAKAKGHLDAGAKKVIISAPATDEDITIVLGVNDDKYDGSQNIISNASCTTNCLGPLAKVLNDEFGIVKGLMTTIHAYTQDQNLQDGPHKDLRRARAAALNIVPTSTGAAKAIGLVLPELKGKLDGYALRVPIPTGSVTDLTAELKKSATADEINAAMKAAAEGPMKGILKYYDAPIVSSDIVTDPHSSIFDSGLTKVIDDQAKVVSWYDNEWGYSNRLVDLVALVGKSL encoded by the coding sequence GTGACGGTCCGAGTAGGTATCAACGGCTTCGGTCGAATCGGGCGGAACTTCTACCGGGCCTTGCTGGCTCAACAGGAGCAAGGCACCGCTGACATCGAGGTGGTCGCGGTCAACGACCTCACCGACAACGCCAGCCTGGCGCACCTGCTGAAATTCGACTCCATCCTGGGCCGCCTGCCGCACGACGTCAGCCTCGAGGGCGACGACACCATCGTCGTCGGCAACACCAAGATCAAGGCGCTGGAGGTCAAGGAAGGCCCGGCGGCGCTGCCCTGGGGCGACCTGGGCGTCGACGTCGTCGTCGAGTCCACCGGCATCTTCACCAACGCCGCCAAGGCCAAGGGCCACCTGGACGCCGGCGCCAAGAAGGTGATCATCTCCGCGCCCGCCACCGACGAGGACATCACCATCGTGCTCGGCGTCAACGACGACAAGTACGACGGCAGCCAGAACATCATTTCCAACGCCTCGTGCACCACGAACTGTCTCGGGCCGCTGGCCAAGGTCCTCAACGACGAGTTCGGCATCGTCAAGGGCCTGATGACCACCATCCACGCCTACACCCAGGACCAGAACCTGCAGGACGGGCCGCACAAGGATCTGCGCCGGGCCCGCGCCGCCGCGCTGAACATCGTGCCGACCTCCACCGGCGCGGCCAAGGCCATCGGACTGGTGCTCCCCGAGCTGAAGGGCAAGCTCGACGGCTACGCGCTGCGGGTGCCGATCCCCACCGGCTCGGTCACCGACCTGACCGCCGAGCTGAAGAAGTCCGCCACCGCCGACGAGATCAATGCCGCGATGAAGGCCGCCGCCGAGGGTCCGATGAAGGGCATCCTCAAGTACTACGACGCGCCGATCGTCTCGAGTGACATCGTCACCGACCCGCACAGCTCGATCTTCGACTCCGGTCTGACCAAGGTGATCGACGACCAGGCCAAGGTGGTGTCCTGGTACGACAACGAATGGGGCTACTCCAACCGCCTGGTGGACCTGGTCGCCCTGGTCGGCAAGTCGCTGTAA
- a CDS encoding phytoene desaturase family protein codes for MARAVVVGAGPNGLAAAIHLARHGVDVQVLEAGETVGGGARSAELTVPGVIHDVCSATHPFGVGSPYWQEIDLPRYGLVWKWPEIDCAHPLDDGTAGVLYQSLDRTVAGMGIDATRWRLAVGGLAAGFDQLAQDLLRPVLRVPHHPLRLAAFGPRALLPATVLARWFRTEQARALFGGAAAHIYTRLDRPLTASLGLLFLAAGHRYGWPVAEGGSGAITRALAAALQAHGGAITTGITVTGRRDIPDADIVMLDLTPAAALQIYGDVLPGRVKRAYRRFRRGSSAFKVDFAIEGHIPWTNPECRRAGSVHLGGTFAETADTERQRAQGTMAQRPFVLVGQQYLADPSRSAGDINPIWAYAHVPFGYTGDATAAIVDQIERFAPGFRDRVVATVSRGTADLEAYNPNYIGGDILGGANDGLQVILRPRVSVNPYATGVPGVYLCSQSTPPGAGIHGLCGYHAAEAALGRLRKRRR; via the coding sequence ATGGCTAGGGCAGTCGTCGTCGGCGCCGGGCCCAACGGGCTGGCCGCCGCGATCCATCTCGCCCGCCACGGTGTCGACGTGCAGGTGCTGGAGGCGGGCGAGACCGTCGGCGGGGGAGCGCGCTCGGCCGAGCTGACGGTGCCCGGAGTGATCCACGACGTCTGCTCGGCCACGCACCCGTTCGGCGTCGGTTCGCCGTACTGGCAGGAGATCGACCTGCCGCGGTACGGACTGGTGTGGAAGTGGCCGGAGATCGACTGCGCGCACCCGCTCGACGACGGCACCGCCGGCGTGCTGTACCAATCGCTGGATCGGACGGTCGCCGGGATGGGGATCGACGCCACCCGGTGGCGGCTCGCCGTCGGGGGCCTCGCGGCCGGATTCGATCAGCTGGCGCAGGACCTGCTGCGCCCGGTGCTGCGCGTGCCGCACCACCCGCTCCGCCTCGCCGCCTTCGGGCCCCGCGCGCTGCTGCCGGCGACCGTGCTGGCCCGCTGGTTTCGCACCGAGCAGGCCCGCGCGCTGTTCGGCGGCGCCGCCGCCCACATCTACACCCGGCTGGACCGTCCGCTGACGGCATCGCTGGGGCTGCTGTTCCTGGCGGCCGGGCACCGTTACGGGTGGCCCGTCGCCGAAGGCGGGTCCGGCGCGATCACGCGGGCCCTGGCCGCCGCACTGCAAGCGCACGGCGGCGCCATCACCACCGGAATCACCGTCACCGGCCGCCGCGACATCCCGGACGCCGACATCGTCATGCTCGACCTGACGCCCGCCGCCGCGCTGCAGATCTACGGCGACGTCCTGCCCGGCCGCGTCAAACGCGCCTACCGGCGCTTCCGGCGGGGGTCCTCGGCCTTCAAGGTCGACTTCGCCATCGAGGGCCACATCCCGTGGACGAACCCCGAGTGCCGGCGCGCCGGCAGCGTGCACCTGGGCGGCACCTTCGCCGAGACCGCCGACACCGAACGTCAACGCGCGCAAGGCACCATGGCGCAACGGCCGTTCGTCCTCGTCGGGCAGCAATACCTGGCCGACCCGTCGCGCTCGGCGGGCGACATCAACCCGATCTGGGCGTACGCGCACGTGCCGTTCGGCTACACCGGCGACGCCACCGCGGCCATCGTCGACCAGATCGAGCGCTTCGCCCCCGGGTTCCGCGACCGCGTCGTCGCCACCGTGAGCAGGGGCACCGCCGATCTGGAGGCCTACAACCCCAACTACATCGGCGGCGACATCCTCGGCGGCGCCAACGACGGGCTGCAGGTGATTCTGCGGCCGCGGGTCTCGGTGAACCCGTACGCGACCGGGGTGCCGGGCGTCTATCTGTGTTCGCAGTCCACCCCGCCGGGCGCGGGCATCCACGGGTTGTGCGGCTACCACGCGGCCGAGGCGGCGCTGGGCCGGCTGCGTAAGCGCCGCCGGTAG